A section of the Acidobacteriota bacterium genome encodes:
- a CDS encoding multidrug DMT transporter permease, whose protein sequence is MIIIESYALAVVMCLITMLCWGSWANTQKLASKEWRFQLFYWDYAIGVLLFALILALTMGSLGSAGRSFLPDLNQASNQALWSAFLGGVIFNVSNILLVAAIDIAGMAVAFPIGVGLALALGVVTNYVAAPVGNPYLLFTGVAAVVVAIIVDAMAYKKLPSQGKKVSGLGGVLSILAGVLMGFFYRFVAASMSADFSHLEAGKLSPYTAVVIFSLGLFLSNFLWNSIVMMKPFVGEPVSYRDYFSKGNARLHGIGTLGGMIWGLGMSFSIIASGAAGFAISYGLGQGATLVAACWGVFVWKEFKQAPAGTNRLLAVMFASFIVGLGLIIFSRFA, encoded by the coding sequence ATGATCATCATCGAATCTTATGCCCTGGCAGTCGTGATGTGTCTTATCACCATGCTCTGCTGGGGTTCGTGGGCGAATACACAGAAACTTGCCAGCAAAGAATGGCGCTTTCAGCTTTTTTACTGGGACTATGCCATCGGCGTTTTGTTGTTCGCGTTGATTCTGGCGCTGACGATGGGAAGTTTGGGGTCTGCCGGGCGCAGTTTCCTGCCCGATCTCAATCAGGCCAGCAATCAGGCATTGTGGTCGGCCTTTTTGGGCGGAGTGATTTTCAACGTCTCGAACATACTTTTGGTCGCGGCCATTGATATTGCCGGCATGGCCGTGGCATTCCCCATCGGCGTGGGACTGGCACTCGCGCTGGGAGTCGTCACTAATTACGTTGCGGCTCCGGTTGGCAATCCTTACTTGCTGTTCACCGGTGTGGCGGCAGTGGTGGTGGCAATCATCGTTGACGCGATGGCTTACAAAAAACTGCCATCGCAAGGCAAGAAAGTCTCTGGCCTGGGCGGTGTTCTATCAATCCTGGCCGGTGTGCTGATGGGCTTTTTCTATCGCTTCGTCGCGGCTTCGATGTCCGCCGATTTTTCTCACCTTGAAGCGGGAAAACTAAGCCCGTACACGGCTGTGGTGATTTTCTCGCTGGGTTTGTTCCTGTCGAATTTTCTGTGGAACAGCATCGTGATGATGAAGCCTTTTGTTGGCGAGCCGGTTTCTTATCGCGACTATTTCAGTAAAGGCAACGCGCGCTTGCATGGGATCGGCACCCTTGGCGGGATGATCTGGGGACTCGGAATGTCTTTCAGCATCATCGCATCGGGAGCCGCGGGGTTTGCCATCTCTTATGGTTTGGGACAAGGGGCAACGCTGGTCGCCGCCTGCTGGGGTGTTTTCGTGTGGAAGGAATTCAAGCAAGCGCCCGCTGGCACCAACCGTTTGCTCGCCGTGATGTTTGCGTCCTTCATCGTTGGCCTGGG
- a CDS encoding glycoside hydrolase family 16 protein, translating to MKIALTLLLTFNLLLVGSGQNRPVQIARRADWKLVWADEFNYKGLPDPKRWEYKVGGDGWGNNELQYYTSGKLANARVEGGNLVIEARKEKINSNNYTSARLVTAGKGDWTYGRFEIRARLPAGRGTWPAIWMLPSKTSYSDRYWPDNGEIDIMEHVGHDPGVIHASTHTKAYNWPRKNQKTATLKVPDAQTAFHTYALEWSAEKLDVYIDDTKIFSDKNEGSGWEAWPFDQNFHLVLNLAIGGFWGGAEGVDDTIFPQRMEIDYVRVYQQGK from the coding sequence ATGAAAATAGCACTGACTTTGCTTTTGACGTTTAACTTGCTGTTAGTCGGAAGCGGACAAAATCGTCCTGTGCAGATTGCGCGTCGGGCGGACTGGAAACTGGTTTGGGCGGATGAGTTCAATTACAAAGGCTTGCCAGACCCAAAGAGGTGGGAATACAAAGTCGGTGGCGATGGCTGGGGGAATAACGAGCTTCAGTATTACACCTCCGGCAAGCTAGCTAACGCGCGTGTTGAGGGCGGTAACCTTGTTATCGAAGCCCGCAAGGAAAAGATTAATTCGAATAACTACACCTCGGCTCGCTTGGTAACAGCGGGAAAAGGCGACTGGACATACGGGCGTTTTGAAATCCGGGCCAGGCTTCCTGCCGGGCGCGGCACCTGGCCTGCTATTTGGATGTTACCCTCAAAGACAAGCTACAGCGACCGTTACTGGCCGGATAATGGCGAGATTGACATCATGGAACACGTCGGCCACGACCCGGGTGTTATTCACGCTTCGACGCATACCAAGGCTTATAACTGGCCGCGCAAAAATCAAAAAACCGCCACGCTGAAAGTGCCGGATGCGCAAACCGCCTTTCATACCTACGCGCTGGAATGGAGCGCGGAGAAGCTGGATGTGTACATTGATGACACCAAAATCTTCAGCGACAAGAACGAAGGCAGCGGCTGGGAAGCCTGGCCGTTCGATCAGAACTTCCATCTGGTTTTGAACCTGGCGATTGGCGGGTTTTGGGGTGGCGCCGAAGGTGTTGACGACACGATCTTCCCGCAGCGCATGGAGATTGACTACGTCCGTGTTTATCAACAGGGAAAGTAG